DNA sequence from the Salminus brasiliensis chromosome 3, fSalBra1.hap2, whole genome shotgun sequence genome:
GATTGTTAATGCTACAGATTCCAAGTCAAGGTCAGGACTGGggctatgtagcattttaattGAGGCATGGTTTAGGGTTGTattttaaaggtgccatagactGCAAAAATTACTATAAAATgtgtacttaaaaaaaaaatggttggggcaaaaaaatgctcagatgaaACCAGCAGTAAAGGTGGGCTCATGAATAATGTGATTAGCCTGATTTAAACCATTTATTAtctacatgaacacacacaaactgccaCCGCAGGTCTTACTGAATTGTAACCGTATCCTGTCGGCGCAGTGTGCAGTTAGCCCAGCTAGCTGAAAGGTCTAGAGTGCTGTAGTTGAGTCATGTCTTCATAAAGACTAAAATACAGCATTCCCTCACATTGTTCACGTTGTGTGGTTAGCTGTAGTCTGAGCTTGTCCAGTTAGTTTTTAATGGAGTGGAAAGTGGAgaagagttagcttttagccttgtgtGGAAATCTGCTTGCTTCCTGCACTTTCACTTCCTTGCACACCTCTTCCAACATCCACAGGCCTGGTTTATGTAGTAACCGATGGCAGGGCTTCCCAACAGTCCATGATTAAAGGCAGTTTAACTTTTTCCTAGCAGTCTGGCAGTGATTTCCATGCTTACCAGTGTTAATGATGCACATATTTGGATAGCTTGTCTCAGAAAACTGAAAACAAGTAGCTAAATTTGCTGGATTTTCAGAACCCCTAGTAGCTTTTTTGTGGATGTTGCTCTATTGCTGTAGTTTTGTTTTTCACTTCCGAATTGTTAAAGTTTTGTCTGTGCAAGTCCATGATAATATTGCCTGGGTTAGAACGTGGGCTGATGTATGTAAAGATTTGGGgatatgaatattaatgagcCAAGACTGGTTgcaattggcctgttttaccaCTCTCTTTTGCTTAAGTGGGACTTGCATTTAAAAGAGGACTccccacaaaaacacaacatctCTAGAAACCATGGACAGTGCAGCGTCAAAAATAAAGCAACCACAAGCCTAGCGCCGCAGCTGGCTGGTTGCAGGATAATGTGTAGCTCTACTTATCCCCAAATGTTACACTGATGACATTTTTCATAAATTTTCATACCTCTAAACTCTCTTCCATCACAGTTACTTTTCCCTGTGCGAATATCGGCacaattttttaaattttctACCAAACGAGTAGGTGAGCAAGACTCCACCTCTGGCCCCCCTCGACTGCGCAGACAGTTTTGGCTTCTTTTCTATAGAATGGAAGCAAATAGAACCACCTCTATGCTTTTTACAGTCTTTGCTTCAATGCTCCATATTAGTTTTCCCATTCAATGGCACCTTTAAGCTGATTTTACCATTTCTGGTTCAGCTGCATTTCTCTAGGATCATTTGTATTGATTCCATAAACTGGAATTACTGTTAGTACATATTACAGAACTGAATTGACTGCTTTCTTCTCTATTTTGGACTAGAACGCCCCTACATGCAGCAGCCTACACAGACCACGTGGAGTGCCTGCAGCTACTGCTGGGGCACAATGCCCAAGTGAACGCCATAGATGCACTGGGCAAAACGCCCCTGATGATGGCAGCTGAGAATGGCCAGACCAATGCTGTCGGTAAGATACAGACACCCACCAGCCGCCTTCTCTTTTAAGTGTGACATGAGCTTGAGACATGAAAGTACACCAGTGTATTCTTCATTTAAGTGGGGGGAACAGTTCTGCCAGTGCTTTATGAACGGGCAGCTTTGATGCTGAAAATCACCTTCTGTTCTTATGCAGAAGTACTTGTGAGTAGAGCGAAGGCGGACCTCACGCTACAGGATGCAAATAAGAACACGGCCCTGCATTTAGCCTGCAGCAAGGTACAGGATGCACAAACCTCTCTTATTGACATTGAAATAACACTACTCCCAGTGTATCCCTCATGTTCACTGCCATTTTCTACCCCAGGGGCATGAAACCAGTGCCTTGTTGATTCTGGAGAAGGTCACAGACAGGAACCTTATCAACGCCACAAACGCAGCCCTACAGACGTACGTGTCGACACAAAACACTGCACTTTTAAACCAGACGTTTAAAACAAGACCCTCTTTGTTCTTTGGAATTTTTTCATGTGCTGATCAGTATCCGTGTCTTTTCCGTCTCCCAGGCCCCTGCATGTTGCTGCTCGCAATGGGCTGACAGTGGTGGTGCAGGAGCTTCTGGGGAAAGGAGCTAGTGTGCTTGCTGTGGATGAAAATGGTGAGGACCTACACACAGCAGCTTTCGTCAAATTCATATTGTAATAGGTTAGGGGAAAATTCCACTGCAGATTCCTTCAGAATGGCTTGATGTGAAATGCCAACTTGCAGACTGACAGTTTTACATAAGTGGTGATAAGAGCCAGAAGTTGCATTCCACCATGCaaaatagccattttatttgtaACCCAAAATAACCAGTCAGCATCAGAGTTTTTATATGTTGTTGATTGTAAAATGGTGATAAAtctgaaaaacacacaacacatgcACCCTCAGCGCAGATCGGCTACACGTTGTTCTacctctgtcagccaagaacagaaagctgaggctgcagtgagcacaggctcaataaaaaaaatcaatagttGAAAATGATAAAAACACAGTCTGGTCATAATTTCATCTGAGGAACGTTGATGGTTCGCTCAGAATTTGGTCCCAACAGCATGGAATCAACGTTCCAAGTGTccatagggacaaaagtattaggacacctgctcattcgttgtttcttccaaaattaaggctattaaagagattattattattattattattattattattattatagatgcttttgttggagtaactgtctctactgtgcaggaaagaaggctttctactagattttggagcactgctgtgagggttttggttgcattcagcgataGGAGTATTGGCAAGATGTTCGACGATCAGCATTTCAcctcgtcccaaaagtattattGATGTcaacatccatcattccagagaacacagttcttccactactccacagctcaaatctggggggatttatacccctctagcccacaccttggcaataggttgatgtttatctgcttcagagagtcttattctattggtaatacttctctacagggactagacaagcgttgtgtgtgcatttgtacatctgtctcagcagtgGGTGCGACTTAAAGCCACTGAATGCGTACATTAGAAAGggtctccacaaacatttggtcttTGTCAGTTTGTTTATTAGCACTGCCACAAACGATTCTGACTGTCCAATTTTCTAGAATGTCTCTCTTCACATCATACCACATGTTTATATCCTGACGATTTAATTTCACAGCATGTTTGAACACGCTGTGGACTTGATCAACCTAACACCACTTTTGTTCCACAGGTTACACCCCGGCCTTAGCCTGCGCCCCGAACAAGGATGTGGCCGACTGTCTGGCGCTAATCCTGGCCACCATGATGCCCGTGTCTTCTGGCAGTGCCGGCTCCATGCCAGGCCTCACTTTCAGCGCCATAAACCACTACTGCAGCCCTTCGAAGGCTGTGACCTTCGACCCTTTACCGGCGCTACGCTCTGAGCACGGCTCCTATTGCAGCTTCAACAACCTGGGCCGAGAGGACGGCCTCATCGTCCCTGACGATGAACTCAACGACTCTGATTCTGAGACCTACTGAGGCCCCGACTCTTTGCCGCTCTCCGTGAAAGGAGAGCGCTCTGCGCAGAATCTGTAGTTTAATGTGTGATTCTTTTACTCTACTAAGGATGACCGCCCCTTAATCCCAGACTCAGCGAGCCCAGCGGCCACTAACTCCCTACTGTTGTGTTTTGTACAGCTACAGAGTGCCTGGAGACGACTGGAGGAGGAGATTGCGCCATAGTACTGAATCACACATTAAAATGGATGGATTTAGTGTGGAATGTTCCTTTAAGCTATTGCTGAACTAGGGGGATGATGGTGACTCCCACTGTTTTGTGGGGTTTCGTTTCCCTTTTAGGCCTGTACAGCCAATGTCTCAGGAGCCTGTCTGGTGGAGCTGGAGTAGAGGACCGAGGTAGTAAAGAGGAACGTGGTTGCCCTAATACACTACAGTCTGCAGTCCGTCTTTGGCTTCTGTTTCCGCAGTTATCCTGAGTTTTTAAAGATGTTCGTTCTTTCAACACACTCTTTTAAAATCCAGACTTTTCTTTGTGTGCGTTCCCCCATCGCTGGCAGAAGAGGAACGGTGGCCTCCGCGGTGGACAGAAGTACAATGATAACTACTGTgggactacacttcccagaacCTTCGGTCTCTGGCAGGAAGAGGTGGAAGCGTGAACGTTAGAACTGGAGGGCTGTGGAACCCAGCCAAAGGGACCAACCTGCCCACACCCCCTCCCCCTTCCCAACCACTTCTTTTTTAAGGCATGACTTCATTTAggatttttttcctcctttctttcttGTGTTTTAATGGCTAATTTATTGCAAAACAAGATCAACCAAGACTTGGACTGCTGTGAATGTTCAGTGCTGTCAGGTGCAACTTTCCAGTCCCCTGTTGCTGCAGAAGTGAATGATTTCATTGAAGAGGTGTTTTTTTGGAACGGTGAagattttcttaaaaaaaaaaaaaaggccttgtGACACATTTCTTACATACAAGTCTGAGACCAGCTATCAAGGTGCCGACAGGGTTTGTACTTGTTCAGCTCTGGTCTTTAATGAATCACAGCATTTGTTATACTTTAACTCGAAAACGGAAGAAAGGAgagtgtatatgtttgtgtgtgtgtctgtgagtgtgaatgcttgtgtgtgttaaGAGTAAAATTGCCTTTTATATAAGAGTGCAAAGAAACTCCAGGGCAGGGCTGTGACCTGGCCACTTGGTGCATCGTTCAAATGGTTActaataaatcataaataaaacttttgtttatgtttgtttggggattttttttggggttttttttcgttttttttttttttggggggggggggggggtcacattGTGATAGGACCAGTTATGTCCAACATTATGATATCTATGTGGGGTTACGTATTTAAAACAGTCATGCAGTGGTAtgaaaaggtttgggcacccctgataattttaatgatttttcttaataaatcattggttgttcggATCTGCAAATTTAGTCAAATAGATCATATAGCAgacgaacacagtgatatttgagaagtgaaatgaagtttataggatttacagaaagtgtgcattAATTATTGacacaaaattaggcaggtgcaaaAATGCAGGCACCCCAACAgaaaaattacatcaatattaagtagatcctccttttgcagaaataacggCCTCTAAACActtcctatagcttccaatgagagtctggattgtggttgaaggtattttggactgttcttctttacaaaacatctccagttcagtcaggtttgatggtttCCGGGCACGGAGAgcccgctttaaatcacaccacagagtTTCATCGGTCCTCAGCACTTATTCTAatatgaagctggcttgtccaaatgtgcttcAGCAGACCTcaagcgactctgtttgtgacgtgtgcagaaaaggcttcttttgCATTACTCTCCCTGTGCAAAGTGCACAGAATagctgaacgatgcacagtgactccatctgctgcaagatgatgctgtaggtctttggagctggtctgtgggttgactatgactgttctcaccatccttcgccTCTGCCTATCTgcgatttttcttggcctgccacttcgggccttaactagaactgtgcctgtggtcttccatttcctcactatgttcctcacagtggaaactgacagctgaaatctctgagggagctttttgtaaccatgatgttgaacagtctttgttttcaggtcatttgtaaGTTGTtctgaggctcccatgttgccactctttagagaagatgcaaagaggagaaaattGGAGGAGGCAATTGGCctccttaacctccttctcataactGGATTCATCTgtgtatgtaggtcaagggtcaatgagcttacaaaacaaatgtgtTCCAGTAATcagtgctaaaggtattcaaatcaataaaatgacaagggtgcccaaatttatgcacctgcctaattttgtttcaataattattgcacactttctgtaaatcctataaattTCATTGTGTTCCTCTGCTTTATGATACATTTAACAGGAATTGCAGATCTGAACAACCAATAATTTATAAAGGGGGATTATCAGGGgtgcacaaacattttcatactgctgtaattaatgtttatttaatgtttattattaaccTCTCCTTCACCATTTAGACGTAAACAGACTGTTTGTTATTGTGCCTTTATTACTGATATACTGTATCGttactgtcctgcaaaaaccttgtatcacttttttgtttgtttttatattttccttcttctgtaaagtcgaTATTTTGGAGATGAAAGATGATGCTTTAACGTCACAACAGCGATATGCAAATTAAGTCCAGTTCTCGGTGACTCCAGTAAAATTTCAGCGTGAGTGGGTGGCGCAAAACTGCAGTTGGCCGAATAAGTGGACGTACGCtgcctggacaaaagtattgagacacctgcccattcactgtttcttcctaaaGCAAAAGTATTTaacagagtttatcctgcttttgttggagcaaatgaaaccgtctctactgtccagcggaaaaggttttctgctagaccttggagcactgctgtaaaggtttgattgcattcagcaacaagagtgtgagtgaggtagggacgttggatgatccccaccctaCCTcgcccccaactcatcccaaaaatattagatggagcaccatgcatcattccagagaacacagttccactgctccacagttcaatgctgggggggctttatacccctctagcccacatgtGGCGTACAGGTACTGTATCTGGGGAATGAATGAATGGTGCATTTTGGAACTGACCTCCAACTATTAAGGTGGAGCTGTTTATTAAACTGGCCCTTTAAAACAACAATGCAATATTCCATATTTCTGTTAAGCTCTGGTCCCCAGACCAAAATGATTCACTTTGCATgcttaaggtggtagtaacttcaggctcctgcagattatGCATTAACATTTGACTTTTATTAGCAGCACTGCTTTAACTTTAAAGCAGAAAAGGAAAACTCCCTTCTGACGACGTATTCTGGAGATGGCCGGAGCTTTTGGAAGAACTACAAGTGCTTCAGGAGGAAGCCAGATAGTTAATGCTAAAGCTAGGCCTGTAGGCCAGCTTCAAAAATCCATCCCAAACAGTAGATCTTCCCACCGTTCCTCCCACCTTAACTCTCTTAGCCCCGCAGCTCAAGTGCAAATAAAAAGGAAGCACATTTCTGGCACCAGACATAAAACTATTAAGCTTATCTGCCAAACTGATCCTTCAATTCCCTTCAGAAAGTAAAGTACCATCCTTCTCATAGACCCTCCCATACAGGACCGCTGTCACCAGCCCAGTGGTCATTCCTGTCCTGGTCATGTAGAATTGGCCACTGCTGTCCCAACCAGATTGGTCTGGCCGGTCCAGGCTCATGCCGTTGCCCAGAACACCAGCGTAGACATGTTCGGTGGTGAAGGTCCCTTCCAGATGGAAGTCGACCACCGTCTGAGCAAGTTCCGTCTCTCCTCCGCAGCTTGCCTTGTCCAGTCCTGTGCATCTGACCAAGGCACACACCTCCAAGTAGTACGTCCCATGGACCACATGGAGCCCATCAAATGCCCCCAGTGCATAAAGCTCTTCCTCAGAAAGGCTCCTTTTCCGGAATAGCAGGTGGCAGCAGAAGGATCCATCACACACTGTGAGATTCCCCTCTCTGCCTTGGAGAGGCAACAGGGTGAAGTTATCATACATCATTATGGAGGTGAAAGGTGTAGGTTCCTCATTTGAAAGGCCTTTACCGCAGTCCTCCTTCGGACAATACCCTTGCTCCGATCCTCTCGGCCTTGGAGAGAAACCAACAGCAGGCCAAGCCTTTTCCTTCTCTGGGTCTTTCTCTGTGACTTCTGCTTTGGAATGTCCAGAGAAGGGCACCATCCTCAGACTAGCTGTCCCTGTGCTATTCCCCACTACCAAGGGATCCAGGACAGGCACTCTGCTGACCAACAGTTTCCCAGTCTCTCCTTCCATGTCATGATGGTACAGAGCTTCCCAAGGAGTGAAAATCCCGCTGCCCGTCATGCCCAGAGTTGCTGCTCGTACATTTGCAGCCAGCAAAGTGACTCCTGCCGAATAGGAGAAGGAGCGCTGGAACTGCACGGCGGCCAGCAGGGGGAGCTGATTCATCCAGGCCGTCGGGTACACCAGCTGCCTGACGCCCATGTCCTTCACAAGGGTCACAGCCGGCTCCCGAAACAGTATGTCGAAGCAGGTGAACACGCCAAAGCGGCCGGCAAACGGAGTGCTGAAAGTGACATACTCACACGTAGGTGGCGTGTCAAAGGCAGCCTCAAAATACAGGTTCTGTTTATGGTATCTGGCCACGACAGTGCCATCGTCACTGAAAACAACGTCCGTGTTGAACTGGTACTGCCCATCAAGTGGACAGAGGGGGTCCACTGATCTATTGCAGACCTGACGATCGGGCATGTTGGCCACCAAAAAGATGCGATTCTTACGAGCCATGCAGCTCAGACGATGGAGCACCTGAGAAAATAACAGCCACAGGTTTCATTAAAGGTAGGGGAAAGTCTGGCCATTTCCTTTATATACTGAACACCAGAATGGCCACTAGGAAATCCCTTAAGACCATAATTAcagtaatttttttaaataatttgacTAAATATAAAAATCAGCTCTTTAAAATACATACCGGCTTATAAATCAATGGGATTCTATCATGCTTGTGTGTCCGTACTATACATGCCAATGTGCCTCAAAAACTTTCtctcatgataaatggaccaatagaaacgctccaataTGACTTACACTctaatatttttacactgacttccattaaaagttaagaagtttttccttcccctgtaaagttgctCAATTTGAGGTTTTTGCCTGAAAGCGACGATATAAGCATAGTTATGGTTACACACAAAAAATATCCCAGTTTTTCCCACACTTCTGAAAATATGTTGAAATGTACAGTAACCCATAAAATAtataacacacaacacaagtATATATTACAACAATATAAGTAGCTATATAAGGGTTTACACACTATTACTTtcaattacataattaaaagaaaatttaaaatagtaataaaaccaaatagcaaatatatatatatatatctcatcaCTATCCAATGAAAAGCATGCATCTCTAAAATGctgattttacaggagaaagaaaaaaaacctaacattcaatggaagtcaaagtaaaaaatattgtattccaagttatttagagtatttctattggtccatttatccagaatgatttacacactgtacagagcagctacagggttcaaaccatagagaaaacaaaaaatggaTACATGCTTTTCAATGGacagcagctctctctctctctctctatatatatatatatatatatatatatatataaacaaaataaatattagTGATAATTGgtctttaaatgtaaaaaaaatctgcaaaatCTAAATGTACAATGTAGTCATTTTAAGTTCAGTTGCAGTCACAGGCGTATGAAGTAACTGTCAGTATGtgtgaatattattaatattactgttgCATAAAACGTCAGAAATTCAGGCAGTTTTCAGTGAACGGTTGAAGGCAGCACCCTAGTTGCACATCAGTTTACAGTGCAAAACTGGGCAAGAACTCAAAAACCATGTGTACCTTCATAGTGTCTATAGAAGCTGGAGTCAATAGATATGAAGGGTGGTGTGGTGTGCACAGCAGCGTAAACAGGGCGATGTGAGTCCCTGAGCAGTGCTCGAATATGATGATATGCGTGTTATGATGGATAGTTAGTAGTAGATCATCAgtgaatggtgtgtgtgtaggggtgtgtgtgtgtgtgt
Encoded proteins:
- the btd gene encoding LOW QUALITY PROTEIN: biotinidase (The sequence of the model RefSeq protein was modified relative to this genomic sequence to represent the inferred CDS: substituted 1 base at 1 genomic stop codon): MASSAFTTAFLAVWLSGIYSVVSEDLSYVAAVYEHQVVLNPNPRVPVGRRAALEHMGKNLGVFEEQTALAAKQMSGDVIXTKPKLTHQGAQIIVFPEDAIHGFNYTRASIASYLETVPDPGRVAWSPCVDPDRFPNTEVLHRLSCMARKNRIFLVANMPDRQVCNRSVDPLCPLDGQYQFNTDVVFSDDGTVVARYHKQNLYFEAAFDTPPTCEYVTFSTPFAGRFGVFTCFDILFREPAVTLVKDMGVRQLVYPTAWMNQLPLLAAVQFQRSFSYSAGVTLLAANVRAATLGMTGSGIFTPWEALYHHDMEGETGKLLVSRVPVLDPLVVGNSTGTASLRMVPFSGHSKAEVTEKDPEKEKAWPAVGFSPRPRGSEQGYCPKEDCGKGLSNEEPTPFTSIMMYDNFTLLPLQGREGNLTVCDGSFCCHLLFRKRSLSEEELYALGAFDGLHVVHGTYYLEVCALVRCTGLDKASCGGETELAQTVVDFHLEGTFTTEHVYAGVLGNGMSLDRPDQSGWDSSGQFYMTRTGMTTGLVTAVLYGRVYEKDGTLLSEGN